The genomic DNA GGAGAGTTTTCGCGTATCTGAGTTCCAACTCCGTGAAACGGTTCGCACGGCATCCCAACAATCCCGACATCACCAAGACGGAGCACAGCGATCTCCATCTCCAGGTGTTTCTGAACAGCCTCCGTTGAATCGGTCTCATGTAGAACGATCCCCCAAACGTTCCACGGCCGCACCAGCTCTACCATCTTTGCCCGAAACGGTGGCGACAACGCTGTAGGAAAGTTTAGGCCCACACAATTCAGCATCTCTTCGTCTCCAGCTTTTGCTCGCGAGATAAAATCATCCATCTCTGCAAGCTCCGCTTCAAGCAGCTCTTTTGCCGGGATCGAAGCGAGTGGAATCTTCACAGTCTCCACCTGAAACGCAAGCTCAGAACTCTGCGAAGGACGCAGGCTTTTCATCGCAGCAAGGTAGCTCTCCGCCAGCATTTCACCAAATTCAGTCGACCGCTCCACACCGCCAAAAAACATTTCTTTCGAATTGATATCCCCGGCACAACCTTGCAAAAAACCAACCGGAACTGCTTGCCCCATCGAAGAATGATCGCTTCGCAATTTCTCCGCGAGAATATCACAAGCGACCTGTGGCCACTCACCGAAGATGATTGTCTTTTCAGGATTATAAGCCGTGACCGGATGACCGGTGAACTGGGCAAACGCAGCGACCGGCTCATCCTGATGATTCTTCAAGACTATCAACGGGGCGCACGTTTCAATCTCTCCCGAAAAGTCATCCCCGAGAAGCTCTCTCTCTTTCTCGCGAATGAAGTATGAGGAGCCATCTTCACGAAGTCCTTTACGATTATATGTGATGCGGTCCTCGCGACCTTCCCCCCACCAGACACTCACTTCTTCCAGCATCTCTGGTAGTCGCTGTGCATGTTCTCGCAGCGATTTGAGGAACTCTTTTCCGACAGGGAGTAACTCTGCAGGCGGAGGACTTTCGCTGTAAGCGTTGTACATCAACACGCCGTTCTCAGCGAAAGAAACGCTGCAATGATTGTGAGATGTCAACAAGAGTACATGCGAAACAGGAAGCCCCAAATCACGAGCGATAGTTTCTCGGAAGAGATGACTCACATTGACCGGAGTACTCGGCCCAAAATGCGTGGTAATTAAACAGACCCTGATTGCATCAGATTCGAGCAGTAACAGAGTTGTCTTCAGCGGACCAACAACTTCAACGGCCTTCTCATGAGTGCGGTGATCGGTCATCGCTCCCAAATCAGGAGTGATCTCGAACTCGGAAGCGGCTGCCCGGAGCCCGGAGCTTTGCTCATGCTGATTGAATGCTTCACTTTGCATATGAGAATACTTGATTAGAGGGCTATCTCGTCCAAATCTTTGGGAATACAAACTGTCCCGTTACATCACCACTTACAAGAAGCTCCTCTCAAAGATTCCAGGAGTCGAACAGGCGTTCCATGAACTTGCCACTCTGTTGCATAGTTTGATACTGTTGTTGTGATATATTCATCTTAAAAGAGCGGAAACGATGTCGCAACCCGTCGGAACATTAGTCAAAGCCATGGACGTTCTCGATCTTCTGGGCGAGGCGGCCCCCATCGGTGTCAATGAAATCAGTCGCAAACTCGGAATGGACAAAAGCACTGTCTCGCGACTCCTCTCAACGCTGAGATCTCGAGACTATGTTCGACTCTCACCCGACCAGACCGGATACGACATTGGGCTTCGCATCTTCGAATTAGGCAAGTCAATACAGGACCGAATGCCGGTCCGGGAAACTCTCATCCCGCATGTGGATGCCCTCTCTGAAAAAACCGGTGAAACCGTCTTCGCGCTGCACTACAGCAAAGAGCTTGTCGCTTACCTGTACAATTGTGTCTCATCTCAAGACATTCGGCTTGGAGAACAAACTGGACTACGCGTCGAACCTTGGAATCACCCCGCCGGAAAAACGATTTTGGCGTTCCGTGGTCGTGATGAAGTCACGGACAAGTTCGCAAGACGCAGGAGAAGCTCCCGCGCAGGATTACCAACGATCAAAGAGTTTCTCAAAGAGATGGATCGTATTTCACAGCAAGGGTACGACGAGCAACGCGATAAAGAAAAATGCCTCATTAGCGTTCCGATCCTTAACGAAACCGGAAATGTCAATGCAGCGTTGATGGTCGGAGGACCAACATTTCGCATGCCTCCCCAAAGCACTCAGCCGTTGGTTTCACTTCTCAAGAAACATGCAGCGGAAGTCTCTCGCTCCCTCGGCTGGATGAAACAGAAAAAATCTGATCGCCTTAAAGGAGTTCTCCGAACTGACACAGAGACCTGAATTCCATCCTTCAAGCAATACATAAAACCCGGAAAGTCCCATGACACGAATGACGACTTCACTCTTCACCGATTTCGCAGGAAACGTGTCAGCCGCGATCAGTTCCCTGCTCCTTGTGGGCTGTCTCATCTCTCCACAACTGTTCGCGGAGGAAGCAAAGTCGAGTGACGTCTATTTCGATGAAACGAAAGTGGTCACTCTGTTTTCTTTCGACGACGTCTCAATTCCGTTCTCACAGAACCTTAAATTGCAAATGCGGCCCCCCAAACGACACGCAGCGAACCCGGCGGTTCAACGCGGTGAAGATGGATCGACTGACTCATGGGCAGTTCAATTTTATGGTTCCGTCATTCGCGTCGATGACAAGTACAAAATGTGGTACGTGTCGGTTGGTGACGAACGATACGACAAGTCGCTCCCCCGATCCGAGCCGTGGAAGGTTGCCTATGCAGAGAGCAATGATGGTATTCACTGGACAAAACCGAACCTCGGACTGGTCGAGGTCAATGGAAACAGAAACAACAATCTGGTTCGCATGAATCCGCACATCGGGACGCTCAACGTCAAAGTGCTGTACGAGCCAGATGAGCCGAATCCAGAGCGTCGTTACAAAATGGGAGCCCACGTCTGGTTTCCGAAGAATGACGTACGGCTGGGGGCATTTGCTCCGTATGTCAGCCCTGATGGAATCAACTGGAAGTTGCTTCCGCAGACAACACCTGTCAATGCAGAGTTCCCGGAGAAAGATCTCGTCCTTCCCGCGCTGCATATTGAACCGGTTGGGGGAATGTTCAAATGGGACGGCCTGTACCGTATTTCTGGACAGAACGCCATCGCCGCTACGCGTCCGTATCATGGTCGAGTTTCAAGAGAATTTATCTCCGGTGACTTCGAGAAATGGAGTCAAGCAAGCGCCATCTCGATGGTTCGAACTCCGCAACATACAATACTCGGCCCGGGACGTAGTCGCGAAGGAGAACAAACTCACGAAGGGATCAGTGTCTGGAATCGCAACAACGTGTTACTCGGTATTTCGGGACTCTGGCACGGAGCGTCTGAGTGGAAAGATGTCACAATTGACCTCGGCTTTGTCGTCAGCAACGACGGAGTTCACTTTCGAGAGCCTTTTCATAATTGGACATTTTTAAAGCGAGGCAAAGACGGAGCCTGGGATCAGGGAGGATTGCTGCAAGGACAAGGTTTCGAAAATATCGGTGAGCAAACGTTCGTCTATTATGGTGCCTGGGACCCGCGCGGCTGGGAGAAATCGCCTAAACGAGGTGGTGTCGGAATCGCAACCGTGCCGCGAGATCGATTCGCTGACTTGATCGTCGACACCACAACGACCGGCACCGGAAATTATCAAATCCCCAACACTGTCAGCGAATTCCTCACGAAGTCTATCGACATCGCACCCAACACAACTTCCAGGTTCTACCTGAATGCCGACGGCCTCGGCGACCAAGCGTTTCTAAAAATTGAACTCTTGGATCACAAGCTCGTCTCGCTTCCGAAACACTCGGGCAAGCAGGCTGCACTGGTAAGAACCAACGGCTATCAAACTCCGATCGCCTGGGGTAAAAAAACCAGCCTCAGCAATCTCCCCAACCGCGTTCGCTTCAAAGTCACCTTCGAAGGAAAAAAGAAGACCGACATCCGGTTCAACGCCCTGTATATCAAAAGCGAAACTCGAACGGGCGGAGACTAACTGAACTCTCACCAAGTGATATCTTTTCTCGAACTGGAATTCGCGCTATGCGCGGACGCATGGTAGGGGGAGTTGCTCAAACTATCTGCTCAAAACACGCCTCGGTAGCCGACCGGACTTTCACAAATTGGAGACATGCTCACCGCGCGAAGCACGATGAGCATTAAGGACAACCTAAGAGCCAAACCTCCAGACCCCTTAAGAAGAAGACAGTCCCCCCAAAAAATGGCTTTTATTTGATAGGGAGTTCGTAGCTGACAGCACCGATCGCTTCACCTTTTTTAACGTCAGCGTAATGAGCGTGACACATGATGCATCTTTCCATAACAACTGGAACTGCTGTCATCGCTTGAAGGTAAGGCTTTCCATCTTTGAATTTCACTTCTTCAACATACGCTTCTCC from Thalassoglobus polymorphus includes the following:
- a CDS encoding IclR family transcriptional regulator produces the protein MSQPVGTLVKAMDVLDLLGEAAPIGVNEISRKLGMDKSTVSRLLSTLRSRDYVRLSPDQTGYDIGLRIFELGKSIQDRMPVRETLIPHVDALSEKTGETVFALHYSKELVAYLYNCVSSQDIRLGEQTGLRVEPWNHPAGKTILAFRGRDEVTDKFARRRRSSRAGLPTIKEFLKEMDRISQQGYDEQRDKEKCLISVPILNETGNVNAALMVGGPTFRMPPQSTQPLVSLLKKHAAEVSRSLGWMKQKKSDRLKGVLRTDTET
- a CDS encoding glycoside hydrolase family protein, translating into MTRMTTSLFTDFAGNVSAAISSLLLVGCLISPQLFAEEAKSSDVYFDETKVVTLFSFDDVSIPFSQNLKLQMRPPKRHAANPAVQRGEDGSTDSWAVQFYGSVIRVDDKYKMWYVSVGDERYDKSLPRSEPWKVAYAESNDGIHWTKPNLGLVEVNGNRNNNLVRMNPHIGTLNVKVLYEPDEPNPERRYKMGAHVWFPKNDVRLGAFAPYVSPDGINWKLLPQTTPVNAEFPEKDLVLPALHIEPVGGMFKWDGLYRISGQNAIAATRPYHGRVSREFISGDFEKWSQASAISMVRTPQHTILGPGRSREGEQTHEGISVWNRNNVLLGISGLWHGASEWKDVTIDLGFVVSNDGVHFREPFHNWTFLKRGKDGAWDQGGLLQGQGFENIGEQTFVYYGAWDPRGWEKSPKRGGVGIATVPRDRFADLIVDTTTTGTGNYQIPNTVSEFLTKSIDIAPNTTSRFYLNADGLGDQAFLKIELLDHKLVSLPKHSGKQAALVRTNGYQTPIAWGKKTSLSNLPNRVRFKVTFEGKKKTDIRFNALYIKSETRTGGD